The DNA sequence AACTTTCAAATCTAAGCttttattaatgtaatttgaaaagaaaaagaagaagaagaagaaaaaaaaaagaaaagaacaacTTACAATAGTAgcaaaaagaaatttgaaagagAGGGGGACAGCTTGACCAAAAGGGAAATAAACTCGAAGTGTGTCTTTTTTTTCTAGACCGTGACATAGAAGGTTGAGAAGAGGTTCTACATGACAACGAGGGGTTGGAGACGAGAGGAGCTGGATGCGAGATGAAAGGGTGGAGATGGTTGTCGATTAAAATAGATTTGTGTGAATAAGAGAAAGAATGAGAAACGttaaagaaaaatctaaaaAGTAACAtggtaaaaaatttcaaaaagaaaataactttttcttttcttttcctattctttttcttttgaaaaaggtaaccttttatttttgttaaaaaccaTGGACACAATGCAACTCATTAAAGGAAAAACAAGTCGAGAATGAGACAATTTAACGAGTGGTTTCCAACTGCCAACTACcattttaaagaaatattcttaatattttttttttttaataaaatgaatgAATAAAATAAGCACACAATACTCTACGGCGAGATGAGTAGTGACttggtatttatttatttatgatatcAAAGCTTCATTCATGAGCTTTTCTTTTGGACAAAGCTACCAACTTTCTTAATTCTTAActcattattatttgttttaacaaaaacccttttcacattatCACGTACCCTATTCACATTATCACGTATCCTCCATTTTtgctatttaatatatattctatatctcTCTCTGTATATCATATATGTATTCGAATTTATTGGTTGGTGAGCTAAATTCCAGCTGCCTTTCCTTGTATTGACCTCGTCCCTTGGATCATGGAGAGCTCATTCTTACCCTTGGATACTATGAAATCACCTTTGTGGGATTCTGTGTTTTTATTTAGGACTCCCAAAAAAATTAAGGTTTTGAAAGTTTAGCAAACTCAATCTACTACACCCACGTATGACAGGTTagtctctcttcttcttcttctttttctttctgcatcttttctttctttctttctatattTAGTGTAGTTAAACTAATATGTTTCTGGGTATCCGAATAgggtcaaatttaaaatttggatTATGAAAATCATGGTGATATATTTTATCTCAGTTGAaccttaatgtttttatttgggAAATTTCTTATGGTGGGAGAGAAAGTAGTGCAATTCAGCAATATATTAACCTTATTTTGGATATGGATGCCTGGAGAAGAAGACTTtttgagtgtatatatataatatagcaaATAGGAATTGGAAGTGGTCAAAGTTTATTTTGAGTATTACATTAGGTGGTTGTAATTTCTGTGAAAGTGTATGCTAGTTTCCTCTGAGCTTGGccacattattattattgttctttattaaCTTAACTTAAAAAGGAAAACTTTGTGCAAGTTTGACTTTGAGTTTTATGAACATCTAAAGTTTGGTCAAATGTTTTAATCTTCAGCCAAGTTTAGCTACTGATTAGCTGAAGGCTCTTGAAAGATTTGTACAAGGGTTTGAGAAGTGCAATGAAGTGTTTTTATTTCCATAACAAGAATAAGAAAGAGTTGGAGCCAAAGAGTTCAAAATCCATTTCTATTGGCTCTCTTTCTACTTCTTTGTCAACCGATCCTGACATGAGAAGATCCGGTTCTGAAAGTCATTCTCAGAATGTTTCAGAGTTTAGCACACAATCTTCATCAGCCAAGGCATTTGCAGTTTTGTCTCAGAAACAAAGTAATCTCAAAGAATTCACATTCGCGGAGTTGAAAACCGCAACTAAGAATTTCAGCCGCTCTCTCATGATTGGAGAGGGTGGATTTGGTGGTGTTTATAAGGGCATCACAAGGAGCACAGTTGATTCAAGCAAAAAAATTGAAGTTGCTGTTAAGCAACTAAGTAAAAGGGGATTACAGGCAAGTTTTCTTCTCATCCTATCCTTCATTCAATCATCAATCCCATAATTCAATTACCATTTTCTAATGATccttgttgttttcttgttttgcAGGGTCACAAAGAATGGGTGACAGAAGTAAATGTTTTAGGTATTGTGGAACATCCTAATCTTGTCAAATTGTTGGGATACTGTGCTGAGGATGATGAAAGAGGGATTCAGAGATTGCTGATTTATGAGTACATGCCTAATAGAAGTGTTCAAGACCATTTGTCAAGCCGGTCTCAAGCGCCACTTCCTTGGGCAACGAGAATGAAAATAGCCCAGGATGCTGCCCGCGGCTTAGCTTACCTTCATGAAGGAATGGAATTTCAGGTACTTGTTAATCTTACTACTGTGATGTGTGTGATGACTTGGTTGGAGAAGTTGGTAATGATAAATGAGATCAGCACTACAGAGATTGAGATGTAGGCTCATAATGAATATAGATGAGGTTAAATTAATTTCTTTGCTAAGTCTTTTGTGTCATGATTCTCATACTTAAGATCTGAAATATTGTCATTGTAACAGATCATCTTTAGGGATTTCAAGTCTTCAAACATACTTCTAGATCAAGAATGGAATGCAAAGTTGTCGGATTTTGGATTGGCCAGGCTGGGGCCTTCAGATGGATTGAGTCATGTCTCTACTGCAGTATGTTTACATAATGtattttcatatataaatatatgttttctATGTATGTTGTAtattaacaaacaaaaaaaatgatacTCTTCTTATGTTGATGTAGGTTGTTGGAACCATTGGCTATGCAGCTCCCGAGTACATTCAAACTGGGCGTCTCACGTCAAAGAGCGATGTTTGGAGCTATGGAGTATTCCTATATGAACTCATTACTGGGAGGCGGCCTTTGGATCGAAACAAGCCTAGAAATGAGCAAAAGCTCTTAGAATGGATCAGGCCACATCTCTCCGACTCAAAAAAATTCGAGCTGATTTTGGACCCAAGGCTTGAAAGGAAGTATTCACTCAAGGCTGCCAAAAGGCTAGCATCTGTAGCTAACCGTTGCCTGGTTCGACAGCCTAAATCGCGTCCTAAAATGAGTGAAGTATTGGATATTTTAAACAGAATTATGCAGACAACAGATATGGGAAGCCCACCACAAACTCCTCTCAAAAGCTTGCCTTTGGATGATGAAACAAGAAAATCCAAAAGAGAGATGTTGAAAAAGCATGTGGTAGATCCAATATTTGGAGAAAGAGGTTGTTTAATGTGGCAAGCATGGAGGCCTAAGATTGTAAAAACATGATCATGTTGATTGAATATGGTCTGTCACAAAATTGACCCTAattccttcattttttttttgggtgtaCCAAAAGCTGGTTTCTTAGTTTGTTGATTGTGTACATTACACTTTTCTCTTtacaaaaattcaattaataCAGACCAAGTGGGTATACATTTTTGTGGTTTTACTGACTAGCAACTACTCTACCCCACCAATGATTAAGGCAATTAGGTACTCAAAACATTTCACTtagcatttttgtttttacctTCTTCTTCATTCAGAGGCCCATTTAATAAAAAAGTTTAGTTGCAAACTGCCATGAAATGTTGAGTTCAACAACTACAagcatatatattaaaaaaaagaatgatGATACGTATATATACACAAGCATATAAAGATTActctaaaagaataaaatatttacaacaaATGCAAAATCTTGTCTTTCATCATTGCTTTTCTATCTGCAAGACCAGTTACTGACGAAAAGACTAATGGTTGATTTGACTCAGCAGTAGCAGTAGCAATCACAAGATTCTCATTTCCTTCATGACATCCATCATAGCTTATGAAGTTATAATATTCCACCATTTCTTCTTTTTCCTTGTGCAAGGTTCAGGAACCTCTATCAATGGGGAAGCaaatacaaaacaaaaatgatcaaaacatttatacataatatatatcatgaaaTGAAtcttaaaactcaattttttctcCTTGGCAAAATGATATCACTTGAAACCATACCGATTACGAGCAATTGCTCATTTAATGTATAGTTTTTCAAGTAAATTTGGGcccttaattttaaaaatgattCTGTAGGAGAAAAAGCCAAGAATAGAAAAGAAAGCACTACCTCCTTCAGGATAGATTGAATTGTAATGAACCTCTGCCCAAAAGCTCAAGAAAATAACTGCATGAGCAAAAAACAATATAATAGGTTGTTTAGAATGAACACTTACTAGTAACATGAAGCTTTTAATAACAGGTAAATCAAATAGAATTAGATAGAATATGGTAAACATGATGATACCAACAGTTCCTAAACAAACTGTTTGACAAAGTCCAACAGTTATACGATATAAAATCACAATTTAGAACATAATGACAATGCAAAACgttattgaaaaaattatttgttcAAAACTTGCCTCTGTTGGACTTCTGTGATTGTGGAAGAATCTCAATGTAACATGTATCTTTAAAAGAGGTTAGCACAAATATCTTGACACCATACTGCAATATAAGAACATATTAACACCATGTTTAAAACTCATAAAACAAGTTCACAGAAACAATGGAAAGCTTGAACGGTCAACTTTTATCTCATACCCAATCTGCAGCAGCCTGCAAGGTAACGTGATCACCCCATTCACCATTCCTATTTCATTCACataaagaaaatatcaaaaaagaaaacaaattacAGTATTGGGATGAAAATCACAGCAATAAAGCCTAGGATTTTACTTGCTCATTTTCTTTAGATAGTCAACATAACCCATAGGAACATAGCCCTCGTACGTCTGGGGTTGACCCTTCAGCTAATAACATCAGAAATGGGAGCATGGTCAAATGCTGAACAGATATGCacaataattaaaatgaatGCAAGTTCAAACTAAAAACATGAACTAGTGCACATCAGACCTGTTGAATGATTTGCT is a window from the Cannabis sativa cultivar Pink pepper isolate KNU-18-1 chromosome 1, ASM2916894v1, whole genome shotgun sequence genome containing:
- the LOC115705666 gene encoding serine/threonine-protein kinase PCRK1-like, producing the protein MKCFYFHNKNKKELEPKSSKSISIGSLSTSLSTDPDMRRSGSESHSQNVSEFSTQSSSAKAFAVLSQKQSNLKEFTFAELKTATKNFSRSLMIGEGGFGGVYKGITRSTVDSSKKIEVAVKQLSKRGLQGHKEWVTEVNVLGIVEHPNLVKLLGYCAEDDERGIQRLLIYEYMPNRSVQDHLSSRSQAPLPWATRMKIAQDAARGLAYLHEGMEFQIIFRDFKSSNILLDQEWNAKLSDFGLARLGPSDGLSHVSTAVVGTIGYAAPEYIQTGRLTSKSDVWSYGVFLYELITGRRPLDRNKPRNEQKLLEWIRPHLSDSKKFELILDPRLERKYSLKAAKRLASVANRCLVRQPKSRPKMSEVLDILNRIMQTTDMGSPPQTPLKSLPLDDETRKSKREMLKKHVVDPIFGERGCLMWQAWRPKIVKT